The region atacaattaaatatACATTTCTGACGGGGAAAGACTACTTAATTTATATATCTTTTATATACATTTCTTAACCATCACTATACGatatttatttacttatttacATTTCTGGCATTAGCATTTATTTACTTATTACTAATTTATTCATTTacttattactaatttatttattatataaaaatatatcaaataaaattttaaatatatgttgtgtcattagcatttatttcaacttttgatttattattgattttttatttcaatgaatttttctttaaatatttatgatcatgaagaaattagactatatttttatttactgtaaacagttttattgcttttgattttaatatatttttattataatttggtatacagaatgtacgtatttactataattattctgttgaaaggataaaatatgttagtgcaaagataacaacggtataagattcaatatgccagcgtgttattgcaaaattacatctatgtaaaattcaattaataatatattgacattggaatgaccctatattattgttcataataagtaaccgattttaatttatagagtttggatctcaattaaatcaaatcaaatcaaataataaatatactatttaaattttaaaaatattcttatcatatatggcgggtaaatatcaataataataataacaataataataattaattggtaggtaaattaacaataatattaaattactcaattaatattaatcaactatattaaatagttatttttaatttaaagttataatttaataacatataattatacaatcaaaacgatgttatatatgtgtaacatcaaaggttggattcttttcagcattttgccacacacctctatcaaatttatatactctttttttccaggttattaggtttgtaattttatagtcatttaaatttgcagttacattaatttttgaattttttcagtgaaaatgagtagaaaagttgattctgtgaaagacatcaatgactcaaaagaaacttggcgtcttgctgttcgaataatggatgtttggagtgttgtgaataataagggtattgaacatttggagatgattgttatggattccttggtaaattgcttttctttttttaagtatagatttttgtatgatagttagtaattacaacaaaatgcttttttgtataacatataaaaagaagattattttcattttgttagggtgatcggattcaggtccttattcgtcatgaccatttactgaaatggaaagaggtcattaaggagaatatgacctgcattataaacaatggcagtgtctataacaatgattttcagtggaaggtatgtgatcattcaaaaaaaattgtgtttcttggtggtaccacaatgaaggcaatcgaacttcaaaatattccacctaaaggatatttctttaaagattttggtgagatacttcaaggcaaatgcaaaaccgatagactggaaggtaatttaaattctattataacttatataacttatatatttgcaaacacattcaataatgaaccttactttaatgtagatattattggtgctgttagtgagataaaccatatccaatccaacactccggggaagaaagttgttgtttctgttgtgctgaaagatttgaagtaatgcgcattattttcataacttatgtgtttgataaatttatatattttgcatcactgaatcccatcatataatattgtttatttatattgcaaaataggggtaattgcataaattgcaatttatgggaaatctatggatcaaaatttttggcttactacaatgatcctaaaaacaatggagctattgtaattctgctcactcatgcaatggtaaaatatggccaaggtattacactatcagactttataaatacatagcttatttgtatttttcattatacgttcaatcatttttatattaattatacaatttacagtgtcaaatgcatggagtggttccaaattgttgataaatgaagacatccctgaaattcaagattttatgtctaagtatggattttatttatttatttatattcagattattatacataatttttaatttcaaaaacaatcttatttctataggttgcctactaatgaacagaaggagaagcctactcaatctgcaaaatctctttctaattggtctggtggttctcagtattcgccagtagaaaggtttgttcataatgcgaaatgtatgtccttaagtcagttctgcaaaatcaaacatgtaagttgaatactatagagccgaatttatctttactattacaattatattgtttgctttttgaaattaatatcatttttgatttgcttttaggaaactttatgtgttactgtagcaaccacattgaaatttgctgtctcaaagtatggatggttttattatggctgcacaaggtgttcttcgaaggcacctaatcctgaaaaagcttatgaatgttcatgtgggcaaaaagtcgaacaacctataccaaggtacatataatctagatgaattgcaaataaatttggtaatggatttgttattaatcatattatgttgattgaggttcattttcaaatgaaatgtgtacacaaaaaaattaaaattaaataaaataaattggtcaaatttagactagatgtgagtgaaaaatgtgataaaataaattacctatttatactactaaaaaatattactcttattttattgttgttgcaatcttatcattccaaaatgaaatcaatatcctgaaatcaaaatagttattattgtagttttttaaggttgcgggcaggttttgaatcatcacttcctaaatggttgcgggcaggttttgtataaacccagttttttaaggaccaaagaattgtacgaagttaaatcatttttgttgctggacttatttctcacaattttaactaaaattgtgaatcttttgtttcaatatcttttgttgcattaaaccttactgtatcaattgcaattaatttcaacatttggtagtattcattactatattttaaaacaaatgaggttctggtatttcttttacatggtttatgtattttggttaaataatcatttattataAAGGTTAATATTTAcgcttttatacctcaaattagtaacagattggaaaatttcatccattactaaataaatatatttttatttcttatgtccaaaatctcaatgataaatggaatgtttattcataacattaacaatggaatgtttattatatataatatatcaataaattgtaaaaatatttttgtattatactttttgattatttccttaatatagtatacaaaaaaattaagcaaattatattactataaattaataatgttttactttattatgtctCAAACTTGaaaagttatttgtggaaattttttgaacccatttattgatcatttaacatccattacattaaaaaaaacttttatgcaatataaacaaaaaaaatcaCTACGCCAAAACAGGTTTTTGGCAGCgccccttagacagcgcttttctCCAAAAGCGCTGCTACACggtaaaaaaaaataaaaataaggaAACTGAATACGTAGATGGCTTAAAGCGCTGCTAAATGGAtggtcttagacagcgctttttaaaagcgctgctaaatggcctaccttagacagcgcttttgagAAGGTCCACCTTATACAGCGCTTCTCCCAAAAGCGCTGTATAAGGccttaaaattatttaaattaatcaCAACAAAAGCGCTGTATAAGGCCTACCTTATACAGCGCTTTTGACAAGGTCACCTTATACAGCGCTTCtcccaaaagcgctgtctaaggccttTTAAATTCTTAAAAAAAGCGCTGTATAAGGCCTACCTTATacagcgcttttagaagcgcTGCTATTGACCCCTCCTGTGCCAGCGCTTTCCTtcaaagcgctgtctaaggccaTTTTAATTTGTGAGCTTAGCCAGCGCTTTTcataaaagcgctgtctaaggccttatttaccaaattttttttttagtaaattatAATATATGAATTCATTCAGTACGTTAAGACCCATTTTGTTTCCCTCGCTCCCACAACCTTCTTCTCACTGCGTTCATACTCGTTGCGTTCATCATCACTGCTTCTCCCAAAACCTCCATTCTTGATTCCTGCGTTCATCACTCACTTCGTTCATCACCGTTTACATTTTTGTAAGTGCATTTTCTGTTCGTTTCATCTTTCTTTATTTAGGGCAGTTTATTAGTGATAAAGGTTTGCTTCTGGGTTGATTCTTTTGTGGTTCATGTGTTAGGGCAGTTGATTCTCTTGTGTTAGGGCAGTTGATTCTTTTGTGTGTTAGGGCAGTTGATTCTTTTGTGGTATGTTAACAAATGTATATATTTTTGATATTAATCACCATGTCAAAGGGAGATGGTTTGTGTTAGCTTCCATTAGGTTTCTATTATACTGATGATGAATTGTAGCAAGTGTTAAATGTGATTGTTAGCATTGGCGTGTAAGTTGGATAGGATTAGATAGAACTGTTAAAGGGAGATGGTGTTAGTGTTAATGAAATAGTTAATTAGTGTGGTTAGTGTTAGAATGAAAAACTGAAATGCAAGTTTAGAAAATGCAGGTCAGCTGTTAGACAGTTAAAGAAAGGCTAGCTTGTTAGAATGGGAATGATGTGAGTCAAAGTTAATTGAATGGAACTGCATTGACTTGGCTTGTGATTTTACCTTGTTGAATTGTTTTTTTTCTGATGCCATGAAACTGAACTGATTAAACTTGAATTATGTTGGACTGCTGAACTATATTGCACATTTGAACTACACTTGTTATTTGCTTGAATGTGTTGGACTGGTTTGGAAAATATTTTGCTAAGTTGGATTGGTATTAAATTGGTTTTTGACAATGCTGAACTAGTTTTCTCTAACAAAGTcactgatgatagcggtgtcgatcaatgtgatattgatgttgagaatgagtcatgcattagacggaatgagttgaatagaaatgatgaagttgatgatcttataccggatgagtcatatataagaaacgatcataatgagggaatttggatcaattcatccgtacgcattgctaagaaacaagtgattaatattccaacaaagaaaagaaagagatgttagtgacttaggtaaattatccatggtttctttattcttttgttttcaattgctttgattataagttatatctgataatgcatgatttcattatatttttgttttcaattgctttgattataagttatatctgataatgcatgatttctttataTTTTTGAATCGTGATGAGTTTTAATGCATGTGATTAATGAAAATAGACTTTCTCCACGATTCCGGAGCCAATGGTATACTTTGTTTTTCGATTCGGACAACTTTTTCCCTGATTTTACTGTTGCTGTACTGTTACAAAAAACATGCTTCCACTCGGAATTTGGACGAATCGAGTTCATTTTTGAGTCCTTTGGCCCGTTTGTAGGCTACCATGTAATTTTCGTCCAATTCAATACACTTTGACTTTGACACTTACTTGATTTGTATTCATATTTGCTTAATATTGTGTTTATGTTTTTCTTTATTACAGATGGCTAGTAACGAGGATCACCCACATGGTGATGAGACCGTTGGTGGTGCGGAAAGGGAAATTAAACGTGGAATAACGGTTATGAAGAAAGTTATTCGAGATAGAGATCGAGGCGTTTTAATAAAAGTGCATTGGAACGAAGGTGgacaactaattgagcctaacggttcaacATTGACAAGTTTTATTGGTGCATTGGTAAGGAATGAAGTTCCAATTACTTGTGATAATTGGAGAAATAAACAATTGAACGAAGCTAAAGACAAAATatggagtgagataaaggtaccATATGTGATGTTATTTGTTTTTAATGACGATTATGTCTTTAAATTAATTGTACTAACGCAATGTGTGTATGTTTTTCGTAGAGGTGTTTCGACATCGAAGAAAACAGAAGAGATCATTGTCTCAAATTGGCCGGAAAGTTACTAAGAGGGTTTAGAACCTTTTTATCAACCACCTTTCTTAGGGATACGGAAGGTACTTTTGTTGATGCAGAGCTTCCATCTAAATATGCAAGTTTGATTTCACCTAAAGAATGGGAAACGTTTAAATCCAAACGAAAAACCCAAGAATTTAAGAGTGTAAGTGAAACAAACCGGCAAAGAGCATCAAGTCCGGCGTATCCCTATAGAAAAGGGCGTGTTGGATATGGACGCTTAGAGCAGTCTATAGTAAGTATCTATAAATTGCATTGATATACTTGTTATATTTGATCATATTTTGTCATGAGTTATATTTGATCATATTATGCTTAATGTGTAGTTAACAAAGGAGAATAGTTCTGAAACATCTCTTCCggcacatgttttgtggaaggaagcccgtgtcGGTAAGGATGGAAAGATTAAAGAAGACGTTCAACAAATATTTGAGAAATGTGTAAGTATAGCATTATTTAAGACAATAACACTTTGACTTTGACACTTTTGAATCGTCCAATTTCGAACACTTTGACTTTGACACTTACTTAAGACAATAACATTACTATTGTGTGTATGTTCATATGATTTTCAGGAGACTCTATCTCAATCTATAGTTCCATATGAAGACACTGATTGCAGGAGCATACTGAGTCGAGCATTAGATGTTCCcgagtattctggtcgggtgaggggcAAGGGATTTGGGATCACTCAAAAATCCTTGaatattaaaaaacaaaagaCTCCTAGCAATAAAGAACTGCAGCAAACTTTGGAAGCATTAAAAGCTGAAGTTCTTGAATTAAGAAAGGAAAGAGAAAGAGATCGAGCAGCGGGTTTTAAAGATACTAGTGACAAAGATAGTATCAATTGTAATTTTCAACCGACTATTCCAGAGGTAATTATATATCTTATTATGAAATTAAATTAGCTTAATTTATTTAATTGTCATATATACACATTAAAAATGTCatatttattattggttttagggcatttcaccttgtcacCTCTACTTAGCGAGACCGACttatcggatggttggcaaggggAAAGTTCATAACAATTTGGGTGAATTACTTCACACTAAACCGCTCCCTACTGGATCTTTGAAAGTCTCGGTTGATATTGCTTTGGAGAAGGATGCGTTATTACCACATCCTGACGATGTTTCGGATGCAACTTTATTGGGAGATGCCATAGGTTcatttgttgcatggccgacagACCTCATTAtcgtaggatatgaggtatgcttaaaaccATTATGAACCTTTAGGTATTCAAATTTTTTACGCGCATTTTACGTACACATTTTTTACATGTTAATGTTAAttagactcccacaaaatccaaagCAAAAGATAAGGGGATTGCGCGGgaaatcgagtcagttgcatcgCAAAAAGAGGTACATCACAATTATATGCTATTTAGATTCCTATTAATTCGTCATCTTACACTTCACCTTACTAATTATATGATATTTAGATTCCTGTTGCTAAGAAGACTGAAATTTCCAAGAGGACCGGGGCTAAAAAGAAAAATCCTTCCAAGTATAGAGCGTGCCTCCATACATATTTAGAAACGACAGATATTTCGGATGGATGTGTTCGTTTAATACCTATGGATGGAGCTATTTTTGGTTTTGAGTATGCCGAGCCATTGGGTAAAGAggattttgatcaaattttgtATCATACGCAATTAAGCGTTGGTGTTATCAACACATACATGAGGTATATCCGATCTACTTTGTTTAAATTCTTGAACAAGTTATTTACTCGTTTCATATGAATAGTCTaaatgttaatgatgtttttatataAGGTATTTATATGACAAATTGATGGGTCCGCGTGGGTTGGAGCAAAGATTCTCATTCTTAAATCCCATGAAAACGAACTTAACCGAAATGATAAGAAAACCAGATGAAGTCAGGACGTATGTAGTCGAGCGCTTTATGGCCGACACAGATAGAGAAAAGTTGTTCTTTTTACCGTTTAATACCGGCGACGGGTTAGTTCTTCAATCTAAATTCATCTGTTataatttttcatattttgaCGTCGTGTAGAAAGTTTCCATCTAACATTTGTTTtattacagtggacattggttgttggTCGCGATAAATCCTTTTAAAGAAATTGTGTATTATTTGGATTCTTTACACAAGGATTGGACAACATACCCTGCTATGAAGACGATAGTTGACACGTAAGTGCAAATAATCCAATATTCGTGTGTATACTTATTTatttatgtgaattgttctaaaTATTCGTTTATATTTCATTATAGCattatacaaactgttcgagcACAAAGAAAAATTCAAGTACCAAAGAGAAAAGCCAATAACATTACATGGAATAGAGTGGAGGTATATTAATTATCACAATTTTgattatattagtgatgacacaTGATAAAACTTAGGATATTTATCCATATTGTTTTTCCATGTGTAGTGTCCTCGACAGCGTAATAATATAGATTGTGGATATTACACGTTGAGGTTTATGAAAGAAACTCTTCTTATGGATCGAACAGATATTCCATCTGATGTATGgatttctaacttatgagttattttcATATTTAACACATATTTCTCATAATTAAATAGATTTAACTAAATCATActatgttatattattatgtagtactttgatgaatatAGATGTGCTTATTACTCAAAAGATCAGTTGGATGAAATTAAAGaggaattgtgtcaattcattatcGAGCTACAGGTTTTGTGAGGTATTGAACTCTTACTTTAATTTTGAATGTGATCTGAATAACTTTGAGTGAATTCCATTTGCTTACTACAATCTTTATTTGGTGTTGTTTCAGGTTATATAGCATATTTAGAAGATAGAACTAGAATGTGTTGAAATACATTTTGATTAGCATTTTTGGAGGTTATTAGAAATGTGTAGATTTTTTGTAAAGGCAAACATTTTCAAGTATATATATAAATACTCAAAAAACTGCTGAAATTAGAAGTATATTGTGTTGAACTATAATGTGTTTATAATGCATATAGATTTTCAAGTATATGTGCATATTCAGAAGATAGAGCTACAATGTGTTGAACTATAAGGTGCATATAGATTGGATTCAAGCTCCAATTTATGAAAATCTGCTGAAATTTGCAATTTACAGGTGCTAAATAATGTGGTGAAAACGTATAAAAAGATCCTCCAAAATTTGGAGTCTTAGACAGCGCTTCTAGGCAAAAAGCGCTGGTAAAGGCATTTTAATTTTgaccttagacaacgcttttatcaaaaaagcgctggcataggtggttaattcaacaaaatatagtgtaaaaaagcgctggcatagggtGGGCTATACCAGCGCTTTTTCTGTAAAAGCGCTGGTATAGCCCaccctatgccagcgcttttttacactatattttgttgaattaaccacctatgccagcgcttttttgataaaagcgctggcataggggggtttagacagcgctttttcagtaaaagcgctgtctaaaccccccctatgccagcgcttttttagttaatttcaacatgaaattaactaaaaaagcgctggcataggggggttttagacagcgcttttacagaaaaagcgctgtctaaaccccccctatgccagcgcttttttagtaaattaagcgctgtctaagacctATACCAGCGCCAGTATAGCCAGCGCTTTTAAGCGCTGTCTAATGTcaaaaaaagcgctgtctaatcCCTTGTTTGGCATAgtgaatatattatattttaatttttttaaaataaattattgcacttgcgcgATCCGTGCGAACGCACGGGTCCTTTACTAGTTTTAATGGAAACTTGAATCTTCAGTTTTCTTCCCAAAATATTGATTGAAATCGGCTTCTTCTTCATTTAAAGCTACAACGACCCTTTTTTTAATTACTTTTCTTTTTTAGATCATCTAAAATCATTGAGAATTTGAATGTCTTTCTGAATCTTAAAAGGTGAAAGTCATGTAAATCACTTAATTATGAACAAAGACTGACAACTTCAAAGTCTTTTTTCCATGGGAGGTTCAAAGGTAATTCAAGAATCACCAAACTCCCGATGCTCCACCTCATGGAAATCAGTGTCTTGAGCCTCTTTTTTCGTTTCTTTTTAATTGGCGTTTTAAGCTATTGTAGTCTCCTAAGTTTTTCTCCTTTTTAATATGTTTATCCCTCTCAAAATAGGTCATTCGTGGATGAAATACTTGAACAAACTGAAAAACATAAAATGACTAAAGAATTTATCTAATGGCATGAGAATGACTATCTTTACGAAACCCTTACTTTTAGTAGACTTTGTTGACAATTTGCATAATTATTACTTTACTTACATGTTTGATAAAGAAATCTGTATTAGAATTAATTCATGTTTTCATAAATTTGTAGacaaagtttgttagagggtattttagtatttctcCTAGAGTCTCACTTGTATTTAAACAAGTGAGTGATGTGAACAAATAGTATCTTTTATTCCTTTTGAAGTCTGAgcagtgtgtgtgtgtgtgtgtgtgtgtgtgtgtgcaccCATTTTGTAACCATTTTAAGATTAGTGGAAATTTGTTATTATTCCCTCTTCCCTCTCTTGTTCCAattgttcatctttatcaccttgAACATCAATAATTGATATCTAGAGCTCTGGTTCAGATCCACAAGGAAACACCATGGAAAATATGAGTGAAACGATGAggcgttgtgtgattgatttctGTTCGGAGAATCGTGTTGAATTTCTGTTCAAAATCGTAACAGAATCACATATCTTGATTCTGCAAGATTGAGAAACATTGTGTTTAGGTGAGATCTGAGTGTATTGtacaaggttgaagatgaacgaAAACGGTAATCTGAGTACCAAGCTTCCAGTGTTTGATGGCATAAACTGGAATTGTTGGATGATTTCGGTGCATGTGttgtttggagctcaagataTTCTTGATCTCGTCAACGATGGTTACACTGCATTTCCAGAAAATGAAACAGAAGCGTAGAGAAATGCTCAGCATGATCCGAGGAAGAAAGATCAGAAGGTTTTGTTCTACATCCACCagtgtgtggatgtgaacgtgtttgagaaaatcaTTGATTCGACGACGAAGAAAGTTATGTGGGATACACTGGTGCGGGGCTACGACGGTGATGCATTAGTGAAGAAGGTAAAGCTTCAGTCTCTATGCTTCCTCACACTCAGTGGTCCCCTCTAAAGTAACATCCTCTCATGAATCTTCTTAGTCAATGCCCTCAATGGTCCTCTCAAAATTAACATCCTCACATGAAACTTTTTGGTCAACTGCATCTTCTACACTAGTGGTCCCTCCTTCATCAAACTTGTCGCTTATATTATTCAAATATTCAAAAGCTCCCAAATCATCAAAAGTACATTTTAAATCATTATTCAAATCATCCAAGATGTTATCTTCTAAACTATTCAAATCCTCCAAAGTGTCATAATCTCTTACCTCACATTCTTCATCCTTTTCATTGGGTCCTACAATGTTTTCTAGAGAGAGTATTGGCTCTTTAATATAATCTGGTTGTGAGAGTGGATGAATACCATATAAATGCACATTCTCATTTATCAGTGTTATGATTTTCATTCTATTTATTCATGCATCATCTTTCAACAAAACTAGCTCATTAATATCCATTGCATCATAATACCATAAACTCTCCACTTTTGGGTACCCTAAATTCTTTAAACCACTTAGAACCTCAAAataactccaaaaatcatggtCAACTTTCCAAACTTCCTCTAACCCCTTGTAACCTAATATCTTAAACTCAACAAACACACCCTCGTGATGGATAACACACTGAAACCTATTAGTCATGACCTAATCAGACAAAATAATGAAGAATTCAGTCTTTGAAGAATGAGAAAACGAAAAAGGATTGCTTTTTAAAATAGTAAACAGATAATCATACCTTAGAAGAAAACTGGAAATGAACAATGGTGAAAACGTTTATGTATCGTCTTCTTCGTTGCTCCAAGTTTCAAACGGAATTGTTTTCTTCGTCGCTACAAGTTTCAGAGTATGAGAAGAGTAGAAGAGTGAGCTAGGGTTCGTAATTAAAGAGTTTCAGAGAGAAAAATATACATGTGTTGGTAGGTGAAGAGTTGAGAAATGATATTtctaaaattaaaaataatttttataatttaaattaaaataatattaataatattaaaaaaaaaccAAACAAATAGCCATATCAGATTTTAAAAAGATATTACAACGGTCAAGTAGGTGATATTTAACGTTTTTTCTATAAAATTTAATATAAAAGATTTGTTAGACTACGAAAGAGCTTTAAAAAACTAGAGTAtaacatttttttaattttttaattaaacgattaaattaaaacaataaattaaattAAGAAAAGAAATAAATTCAGCCTAAAAACTAATAACGTGCAACTTGGTTTAATATAGATTCTTGAAAAGCATATATATGCTCGAGAGATATCAAGCATATTAGGATATATTTTTATGGGTTCTCAAATGGAGATATGATTTGTGTGTAGGAGTAATATGAATCACGTGTCATATTGGTGTTAATGAGTACAAGCCTATTAGGTAATAATTTTAATATGTTTTTATCCTATATAAGTCCACTTTGTACAATTATTCATATTTAAAAGTTATAGTATATTTTTAATAAATGGCCTAAGCTCTCTGC is a window of Lathyrus oleraceus cultivar Zhongwan6 chromosome 6, CAAS_Psat_ZW6_1.0, whole genome shotgun sequence DNA encoding:
- the LOC127093007 gene encoding uncharacterized protein LOC127093007 isoform X2, translating into MASNEDHPHGDETVGGAEREIKRGITVMKKVIRDRDRGVLIKVHWNEGGQLIEPNGSTLTSFIGALVRNEVPITCDNWRNKQLNEAKDKIWSEIKRCFDIEENRRDHCLKLAGKLLRGFRTFLSTTFLRDTEGTFVDAELPSKYASLISPKEWETFKSKRKTQEFKSVSETNRQRASSPAYPYRKGRVGYGRLEQSILTKENSSETSLPAHVLWKEARVGKDGKIKEDVQQIFEKCETLSQSIVPYEDTDCRSILSRALDVPEYSGRVRGKGFGITQKSLNIKKQKTPSNKELQQTLEALKAEVLELRKERERDRAAGFKDTSDKDSINCNFQPTIPEGISPCHLYLARPTYRMVGKGKVHNNLGELLHTKPLPTGSLKVSVDIALEKDALLPHPDDVSDATLLGDAIGSFVAWPTDLIIVGYETPTKSKAKDKGIAREIESVASQKEIPVAKKTEISKRTGAKKKNPSKYRACLHTYLETTDISDGCVRLIPMDGAIFGFEYAEPLGKEDFDQILYHTQLSVGVINTYMRYLYDKLMGPRGLEQRFSFLNPMKTNLTEMIRKPDEVRTYVVERFMADTDREKLFFLPFNTGDGGHWLLVAINPFKEIVYYLDSLHKDWTTYPAMKTIVDTIIQTVRAQRKIQVPKRKANNITWNRVECPRQRNNIDCGYYTLRFMKETLLMDRTDIPSDYFDEYRCAYYSKDQLDEIKEELCQFIIELQVL
- the LOC127093007 gene encoding uncharacterized protein LOC127093007 isoform X1 is translated as MHVINENRLSPRFRSQWYTLFFDSDNFFPDFTVAVLLQKTCFHSEFGRIEFIFESFGPFVGYHMASNEDHPHGDETVGGAEREIKRGITVMKKVIRDRDRGVLIKVHWNEGGQLIEPNGSTLTSFIGALVRNEVPITCDNWRNKQLNEAKDKIWSEIKRCFDIEENRRDHCLKLAGKLLRGFRTFLSTTFLRDTEGTFVDAELPSKYASLISPKEWETFKSKRKTQEFKSVSETNRQRASSPAYPYRKGRVGYGRLEQSILTKENSSETSLPAHVLWKEARVGKDGKIKEDVQQIFEKCETLSQSIVPYEDTDCRSILSRALDVPEYSGRVRGKGFGITQKSLNIKKQKTPSNKELQQTLEALKAEVLELRKERERDRAAGFKDTSDKDSINCNFQPTIPEGISPCHLYLARPTYRMVGKGKVHNNLGELLHTKPLPTGSLKVSVDIALEKDALLPHPDDVSDATLLGDAIGSFVAWPTDLIIVGYETPTKSKAKDKGIAREIESVASQKEIPVAKKTEISKRTGAKKKNPSKYRACLHTYLETTDISDGCVRLIPMDGAIFGFEYAEPLGKEDFDQILYHTQLSVGVINTYMRYLYDKLMGPRGLEQRFSFLNPMKTNLTEMIRKPDEVRTYVVERFMADTDREKLFFLPFNTGDGGHWLLVAINPFKEIVYYLDSLHKDWTTYPAMKTIVDTIIQTVRAQRKIQVPKRKANNITWNRVECPRQRNNIDCGYYTLRFMKETLLMDRTDIPSDYFDEYRCAYYSKDQLDEIKEELCQFIIELQVL